From a region of the Anaerolineales bacterium genome:
- a CDS encoding pyridoxal phosphate-dependent aminotransferase family protein, which yields MDIFEKCGRFTDAKDAKASGLYPYFIPMEGNEGTEAVFQGRRLIMCGSNNYLGLTMDPRVREAAEQAIRQYGTSCTGSRFLNGTLEMHEQLEHELAEFVGKEAALVFSTGMQVNLGTISALVGRGDYVILDKEDHASLVDGAKLSWGETKRFKHNDMQDLERVLASLPDDKGKLVVVDGLYSMEGDLAPLPEMVPIVKKYGARLMVDDAHGIGVVGKGRGTGAHFGMTGDVDLIMATFSKSFASLGGFIAGDETVIDFIKHHARALIFSASIPPANAAAALAALHIMRDEPQHCERLNKIADRMRKEYRGMGYDIGNSVSPIIPIILGDDLKTILSWKVLFDEGVFVNPVISPGVAPGRQLLRTSYIAAHTDAQMDRVLEVFRKVGKNLGMIQ from the coding sequence GGCCGTTTCACGGATGCCAAGGATGCGAAGGCCTCCGGGCTCTACCCGTACTTCATCCCGATGGAGGGGAACGAAGGGACCGAGGCGGTTTTCCAGGGCCGGCGGCTGATCATGTGCGGCTCGAACAACTACCTCGGGCTGACGATGGACCCGCGCGTGCGGGAGGCGGCGGAGCAGGCGATCCGGCAATACGGCACGTCGTGCACCGGATCGCGGTTCCTTAACGGCACCCTCGAGATGCACGAACAGCTTGAGCACGAGCTGGCCGAATTCGTCGGCAAGGAAGCGGCGCTGGTCTTTTCCACCGGAATGCAGGTAAACCTGGGAACGATCTCGGCCCTCGTCGGACGCGGGGATTACGTCATCCTCGACAAAGAAGACCATGCCAGCCTGGTCGACGGGGCGAAGCTTTCGTGGGGGGAAACCAAGCGTTTCAAGCACAACGACATGCAAGACCTCGAGCGGGTGCTGGCTTCGCTGCCGGACGACAAGGGCAAGCTGGTGGTGGTGGACGGGCTCTACAGCATGGAGGGCGACCTGGCGCCGCTGCCGGAGATGGTGCCGATCGTCAAGAAATACGGCGCGCGGCTGATGGTGGACGACGCGCACGGGATCGGGGTGGTGGGCAAGGGGCGGGGGACGGGCGCGCACTTCGGGATGACGGGGGACGTGGACCTGATCATGGCAACCTTCAGCAAGTCGTTCGCCTCGCTGGGTGGGTTCATCGCCGGCGACGAGACGGTGATCGATTTTATCAAACACCACGCGCGGGCGCTGATCTTTTCGGCCAGCATCCCCCCGGCCAACGCGGCCGCGGCGCTGGCGGCCCTGCACATCATGCGCGACGAGCCGCAGCATTGCGAGCGACTGAACAAAATCGCCGACCGGATGCGCAAGGAATACCGGGGGATGGGATACGACATCGGCAATTCGGTCTCGCCGATCATCCCGATCATCCTCGGCGATGACCTGAAGACGATCCTCTCCTGGAAGGTGCTGTTCGACGAGGGCGTGTTCGTCAATCCGGTGATCTCCCCCGGCGTCGCCCCGGGGCGGCAGCTGCTGCGCACTTCCTACA